From Aegilops tauschii subsp. strangulata cultivar AL8/78 chromosome 5, Aet v6.0, whole genome shotgun sequence:
GACGTTGTCATGGATTATATGTCTCATTCCGTTGAGCCGCTTATAAATATTTGGATGTTTGGATAGCTGTTCTTTTCATAATCAAGTTACATACCGATGTATTATTGTGTTCCTGAACATATGATGTGAAATGTGAGAGCAAAACAATTGGATAATAGAACTTATCTAGCTTTGTTCAACTTTACAAAACAATGTTGGCCCAACTTCCTTATCACACAGCTTTACAAGTAAGCACGGTAAAGAACAGCAACTACAAACTAATTCCCGGACCATCAATTTATATCACATATACAATAAATTTCTTCAAATTCGGAACTATGCCTTCTAAGCTTGGTAGCCTTTCCTAATCAAAAATTATTGCTGACATCTCAATGCACAAGTTAATAACTTCTTATTTATCATGTATTGTCCAAAGTTACATGATGAAAGACATAAATGGGCAGGAATCTAATTTGTAATCATCAGTTCATTTAGCCAAACTTCAATCCAGTATACTCTGTTCCCTTGATAGCTAAGGCATTTTTCAAGGAAATTATCATGTCAAACTAGTTTGACAAGGACCAGCAAGAAAGGTACCTGGAAAACCCCAAGCCTCCTGTTGTAATCCGACTCGGGCAGCGTCAGCAACACCTCGAGCTGCATCCGCTGTTGCGGCGGCACCAGCCGCCCCACCGGCACAAACGCCACAGGGCTCGGCTTGGTGTAATCGAAATTCAGGTTCTCCGTCACCTGAACGGGCTCCTCCACCACTTTCCCCACCAGGACCCCCCCTGCCGTGAACGCCATGGCGAGCATCGCGCACAGAAGCACGCAGACGTACATGGCCCAGAGCGCCCCCCACAGCAGCCTCGCCACCACGCGCGGAACCCCGTCCCCCGCTCCGAGCCACGCGCCCACCGCGCCGGTGGCCTGCCCCACCACCCCGAGAGCCCAATCCCTCGCCCGCTGCGCCGAGCCGAGCGGGTCGGTCACGAAGAGGAACCACCATTGCAGCAGCCGGAAGGGGAACGTGAGGCAGGCGACGAGCGCGCTGACCTGGAACAGCACGGCTTTGATGACGAACACGGCGAAGGACTCGAGAAAGGCCGGCGGCGCCGCCGTGGGCCTGTAATCCGGCGCCGCGGCCTCTGACTCCGCATCCTTCTCGTCCACTTCCTCCTCGGGGACCGCCGACTCCGCATCCTTCTCGTCCACCTCCGCCTCGGGGGCCGCCGACTCCGCATCCTTCTCGTCCACCTCCGCCTCGGGGGCCGCCGGCTCCGAATCCTTCTCGTCCACATTCGCCTCGGGGGCCGCCGGCTCCGCATCCTTCTGGTCCACCTCCTCCTGGAGGGGAGGGGGAGAACGGGGCGCGCTGGTGGCCTCGGAGGAATCGGAATCGGAACCGGAATCGGGCTTGGCCTTGGCCGTGGCCTTGTCCTTGTCGGGCTCATCGGCCGCGGTGACGGTGACGGTGACGGAGGAATCGGAATCGGGCCTGGCCTTGTCCTTGTCGTGCTCATCGACCGCGGTGACGGTGGACGCGGCGGAGGCCGAGGGGGAGACGGGGTCATCGGGCTGCGTCAGGATTTtggcgcggcgcgggcggcggcggagggtgGAGGAGGACGGGGTGTGGggtgagggagggggagggggagtgggGAGGGCATCGGGGACGTCGAAGAAGTCGGCTTCGGAGGTGGGCGGTTCGGAGGGCGTGGCGGCGGGCTCGTCGGCGTCCATCGGAGGGGAACCGGATGCGTGGCCGGGGAAGGGGGCGAGGAGGCGCTCGGCGGTGCGGGGGCATGGACAGGTGGAGGATTTCCTTGGAAGGAATCGTGGGCGGTGAACGGTGGGGGGAGGCGGGCGGGCATTTTGCAGTTACGCCCTTGTAGATTGCACTTTTCACCCTCGTAATATCTGTGTTTTTCAGATGGCTTTACTCCCTTTGTCCTAACCATTTTATTTACCGCATATTAATTATGTGCACTTACCATTGTTTTCACCTTGTTAAATTTACGTAAATACCACTTTTGTTAGGAAAAATATACCTATCGCTTTTTTTAACTAGCCCTGACAAAGTGTTCAAAGGATCGAAAGCCATATTGATCGAGACATTGAGGACACCTTGCTCCACGAGAAACTCTTCAAACAACTTGCCCGGCAAGGACACCGTCGACTATGGTTGAACCAAGAACTTCGAAAAGAATGAGCTATCGGTGCGGGCACATATATTGGTGCGGCACAAAAAGAGGACACTTCATCAAGATGGCTTCGAGGGCAGTTGGCTCGAAACTGCATCAACGCTCGAGAGTTGTGCCAACATTTGACGTTGTCAAGCATGCCTAGGACGAATGGAAGGGAACGATCGGAGCTTAAAATCATGAAATAAACTAGCATAATATTAATTTATAAGAAATATCTCACGTGACATGTGAGAGTAATATAAATTTTTGCATTGATGTAGTATGACAGATTATAGGTACAAGGAACTAAATATGCAAACGAATTACCATGTAAAAGCTAAGACCATGGTACGCAATTAAACTATCACATTTACAACCAACTTGGGCCACCTGCAATGCAACATAGATTAATCATAATTGCACAAATACAATACTATTGCAATGCATGTAACAGAATCATATCAAGTTCCAACTTAGAAGAATTCAACATTAATGATAACTAGCCAAATGTCTGTGTGTTGCCATAGAATAAAAAAAAATATGCACATAAGCACTGATTTGGGAGGCGAGTGATGACATGAACGCATAAAGGTCAAAGACGGGCGACAAATCGGATGTCAACCTAGTTATCCATGGGCTTCACCTCTAGCCCACACATCATTCACCGTTGGAGTGACTACTTTGCATTTAAGAATGATTTGAACTGAATTATTCCACAAGAATTTGACAGGAAGTGCTTGGAAGCTTTGATCAAAAGAGTGTCACGACCAAGATTCATATGAGCTACATTTACAACAAAGTTCCATATGATTTTTCACATCCCCTATAAATTTTTTCTTACACTCATTTTGAGTCAATTTATAATTTTGAACAACAACATGAATACAAATTATCAAAGTACATAATATGTCTTGGATAAAAGTACATGCACTAGATGAGCTTGATTCTTCGCTGGGAAAATAATTTGGAAGGGTTGGAGAAACTCAAACAACACCTCATAAATTTGCATGGCATTCTTATACAAAGCATTATAAACATTGAATCAAGTCAAACAAGATATTCAAATTTATTTCGATAATATGTAGAGTCTTCTGTTTCTCTGAATCATCAGGCATACGAGGCACTTGCTTGATTTTGGGAACTGGAGCCTTTACGTTTTACAAGGTTTTTTTAGAACGCGGGCATCTAGGAGAAAGATTAAGTTAGGTCAATTTCCACCGACCGTTAGACCTGTTTAGTTCAATGTTCCTATCCTTTGAGTTGTTTTGAGATGTGTGCTTGATTGCCACGTGGTGAACGTGTTGAAAATATATGCCCTAGAAAAAacaataaagtattatttattttcatttttccaATTAATGTTTATATTTCTATGATATAATTGCAATGATTCTTGAATGAGAGAGCTATAGGAAAACTCAATTTATGTGGAAACATAAACACCATATAGATCCCTAGTATCGGTTCTAAGACTAGCTCATGTACTGTAGATTATCTTGTTTTACTGATCACGGGCATTGTTAAAGTAATAAGGATGCCACCAGTAATGAGAACACATTGTTGATTGAACAATGGTGTTGGACAGACCAAATACTTATGATATATCGTGAGGAATCGTCACTTACTTGTCGATATTATCATGTTATGTGTTAACATTACTTACGtccttagaccatgagaataCCGTAAGCCTTCGTACCAGATGGTTACTTTGGGGATGCCAAACATTCCCGTATCACAGGGATCATAAAGATAGCTTACGAGCGAATCGAAAAAGTATGTCAAGATTCTTGATGATTCAAGACTAGGATTTGCTCCTCCGGCAATGGAGATACTCTCTAGGCCCACTTGGTATTACAGTATGCGTCATCGCTTGGCCAGACACTAGCATGATAGTAATCACGGGGTTACTGGGATATGGaaacaagaaaagagaacaaaaccagtAACAGTGATAACTTAGTATTGCATCGATAACAGTCTCGcctctgtttttgtaaatatatCGCAAAGCAAAGGGAAGTGTATGTGGAAACATAATGTTCACTCGATAAAGATCATCATATAAGTGTCTAAATTAACATGGGTGTCCAGATTCTACTGTTAGTTATTAACCGGAAGGTGTTCCGGGTCATGTCCACATATAACCGAACCtgtagggtcacacacttaactACTAGTTCTCTTGGCGATCTTTGTCCAGGACAACAAAGTGCAGCCTAACCACTACTTCACTACGGGTAGATACCGCAGAGTGGTCGTCTATTTTGACTCTAGATTGTTCAAGATATTCTCACGGCTGGGAGGTTTAACCTAGCCGCGGAAACCGATGAATCGATCAGTTGCAGTGGAACAAAGATCATCAAATATTCCCTCAAGAATGTACAATGATAGACCGCCAGAACTTATCCggctgttgaggatataaccattagagtcacccgcccaggaggggccgggttacgttataacgatcatcacgtgaagcccagtaccaagcttgaggatggtgggtcagtaatgggcttaagacccggaggcggcttaaggcctgtagtgataaaccgccgttatggcaagacttgtagtgtaaggcaagaatagttgagagtctgagccagacactgttataagccggccgggactctgagagccgctgggcgtcaacccctctatataaagggacgacccggcggcggttcaagacaagaaacaacagatcgatagccaggcatagcgattaagctccctggtcatcgaaaccccaagtaattccacctcaactggagtaggcttttaccttcaccgtaaggggccgaaccagtataatcctcgtgtcctttgtcccgtttaacccctttaagcttcctagttgcgatggctccacgactaagtccttgcacgaggacatctgccgtgacaattccacgacagttggcgcccaccgtggggccagcgcacggtggatttgagttcttgaagggcagcttcgaagggctcaagggatatgctgtgggccggatgaccaagagtcgtcgcggcaagctctacatcgacgatgcgagctggggccccgacgccggctcaatcgagtacgggtaccgggtccccttcggcggaatccacgttttcattggcaagattggcaagccgggccctgagccggacctctgcgtcgacctcatcgagacggctcagcgtgcgagacccgcccggactctgcctgccttgaagcgtgctttcatgggatgcgtccatggaggactcgctgaaggatctggatctggcgatgaggcggccgctcgctctgacggcgagtcgtccacggatgagaccgactcgttataccagcttcaagatggcaggctcaggggttgttccgacggtgacagtgttccggacccctttgagccgcccagccgggttggaatcttcatggccggcgcacaacctgttcaaaactccgccactggggcaggaggccctgtgcactcgccggctcaggtgctgatggatctcacagacaagatgacggccctgttaactgctacggtcgccccagcggatcaggctcaacatgatgcggagatggcacagttaaagctggacatagcaagagccaaggaagatctggcagcggaaggtatcaggatggctgcggaacgggcggctctcgacgcctagactcagctgattcaggcgcaatctttccggctcacgatggatcagaacgcatccaatgagatcatgagaaggaggcatcagaaggctcaatctcgactcccttcGGTTTATGaccctcgaaacctcttcaacacgcctggtgcaggacccagtaacccgccggagatcatggcacccggggctggaacgccgattcagccacaagtgatggggcctccccgggtgagcactaccccgcctcagtacgtgccaataccctcgggtcattatgccaacccattggaaaacatgatcgccgcagcggcgcgactggcggctcttccaatcgagggcgactctccaacggcggtcgaaacccgccgggtcaaagaacttcttcagacggctctggcgcagcaagaggcatactcatatagccgggacaggattcattcgacccctcgtCCGAACCAGAGCCCAAGTTATAACAGGCACATGGaatcagcaaccggctcaagcaacATCCGGCGCCGTAACTTGCcagctggccacggcccggcgcATAATGAAGCCGTTAACATGGTAGACCATGACAGAGCACaacaagaggcagagcaggcggctcagctgacggcttaccagccactcccggcttatccgacggcttctatcgacgCGGGTATatctacgaggactggaggtgtcccttgtctggtgccggctatccgtaatgaacgtctgcccaaggatttcaaagggcctaggaaggtacctaattacacagctgatttacaacccggagcgtggatcgagagttacgagatggctatggagttgctggaggtcagtgaagcggcaatggccaagtacttcaccatgatgttagatgggactgcccgcacttggttgaaaggactgccgcctaactctatcgggtcatgggccgagctaaaggcccggtttatccagagcTTCAAAGATACgtgcaggcaatctatgtcaattgtggatttgactaactgcaaacagcaagagggcgagtctacaacccattgggttcgccgggtcaaagagataatacattcatctgataagatggatgccggctctgcagttttaatgttggagcagaattgtcattttgcgcccctgaagatgaagctcgggcggctcaagcgtgattgcaatgatatgggtacgctgatggcggctctggtcaagtacgccgactctgatagtaccaaggatcctgCGTCGGACGATGAAAGGACGGGGAAGGGAAAatggaatggcaatggcaagggccctcagcataacccggcgaaccagggaggtaacaagcgtaaggccgatggcggTGTGGAGTTTGTGGCTAACGCCAATGTGCAGGCtaacaaccaccgacgtaaggggagaccacctccccgaaccggcgggtcaggcccgtcGCTTGaacagttgttgaatgagccctgtccaaggcatggctctagggataagtcggccactcatctatggaaagactgcgcaatcatgaaagcctttaaaaattccaacgcctttaatggcaacaatgggcagggcggcggctcaggagccggcggctttcatggcccgggcggcggctcaaattccaactctcagaattttcaagggggctttaaccagcaatctggccagggtaatcagcagcagcagcaggggggataccagaccaatccaaagcagctcaatggtggacagtatcatgtgtttaccaccagtctgtgcaagcgagaccagaagcttcataagagggctgtaaatgctgttgagccggcgattccccgttatttaagatggtctgagcagcctattgtgtggagtagagaagatcaccctccacgggttgataatccgggtcacctggccttggtggtggctcctcaggttggagggtacaaactcactaaggtactcatggacggaggcagcagcatcaacatcctctattatgagactttccgtcgtatgggattaactgataaaaacctcagccagtccaacactgttttccatggggtggtgcctggtaagtcggcgtacccagtcggtaagatcgagctggaagtggcctttggagatgaatACAACTACAGAGCGGAAAAACTGACGtttgaggtggttaaaataaaaagcccgtaccatgctctatttgggcgggcggcttacgccaagttcatggcgcgaccgtgttacgtgtatttgcagctcaagatgccgggtcacaatgggaccattacggttcatggcagccaaaagatagccttggaatgtgaggaaggtgacgctgcgtATGCTGAAtttgtttgtgcgacagaggaattgaagttttacaaggataatgttgacccggcagatatgacgtctttgaaaaagccaaccacggagcatgagccggtaatgaaatttaagtcagctgatgagactaaacttgttgattttgttcctggtgactcatctcagcagttcagcatcagtgccaatctggatccgaaataggaaggcgcgctcatcgagttcatccgtgagaacagggacatctttgcatggaaaccttctgacatgccaggtgtacctagagaactcgctgagcacaccctcaatattgatccgaaatttaagccggtcaggcaatttctccggcggtttaatgaggagaggcggaaagccattggtgaggaggtagcccggctcttggcggccgggtttattgttgaagtttttcatccagaatggttagctaacccggtgctcgtgcttaagaagaacggcacctggcggatgtgcgtggactatacggatttaaacaaagcttgtccggctgatccttttgctctcccccgtattgatcaaattattgatgctacggcgggttgtgagcgtttaagctttttggatgcctattctggataccatcagatcaaaatggcaatTAAGGAcaaggagaagacggcgttcattactccctttggagccttctgttatgtgtttatgccttttgggctcaagagtgcacaggcgacttaccagcgttgcgtgcagaattgtcttcataaccagattgggcgcaacgttcatgcctatgtggatgatatcgtagttaaatccagagagaaggagaccttgatagatgatctgagagagacctttgataatctccgggtctacaagatgatgcttaacccggccaagtgtgtttttggtgtgcctgcaggcaagctcttgggttttctggtttcttacagaggcattgaagctaacccggaaaagatcaaggcaatcacctctctggctaagccggtgtGCATAAACgatgtccagcgtctggcgggtcgcatcgctgctttgagtcggtttataagccggttgggtgaaaaggccatgccactgtaccagatgatgaagaaaacagatgactttgtctggaatgatgctgttgatgctgcttttgaggatttgaaaagacagctagctgagccaccagtccttgctgctcctgtcgacaaggagcctttattgctgtatgtggccgctaatacacgagccgtcagtgtggctgtggtggtggagcgtaaggaagcaggcaaggaatatccggttcagcggccggtttactacgtcagcgaagtgctcgttgagtccaaacaacggtatccacattggcagaagcttgtttatggggtgttcatggcaagccggaagcttaagcattatttccagggtcaccctatcactgtggttagctctgctcccctaggagatatcatccaaaacagagaagccacatgaagagttgctaagtgggctatagaacttgggcctcatggtctgaaatacgtaccacgcactgctatcaagtctcaagcattggtggatttcatcaacgattggacagagctgcaggtgcctgaagagaaaccggataatacgtactggactattcactttgacgggtccaggcaattggagggctcgggggctggagttgtattagcttcccctcgaggtgacaagttttgctatgtgctacggttgatgtttccctgtactaacaatgcagctgagtatgaggccttgctccatggtcttcggatggctaaggagatgagcttaagccgggtaaggtgctttggcgactcagatttagtggcccaacaagtgtcaggcaagtgggattccaaggaccccctcatggcggcttatcgccgcgaagttgatgccattgctggacattttcagggttaccaagtagagcacatcgatcgcaggaagaacgaggcggctgatgcattaagccggctgggctttcagcgaaagccggtgccgcctaatactttcttggacattttgcataacccttctgttaagttgcctacagaggaggacttggctgttcctgacccggaagcacagttggtggcggctctccacattatcccagattggacagtaccatacttggcttacatgacccggggagaattgcctgaggatgaaactttggccagacaagtaacccggcggtctaagtcaatgataattatcaatggcgagctgcatcgtcgcagtgtcactggaactttccagcgttgtgtttcccctgaggaaggtcaagaaattttacgtgagattcacgagggggattgtggccatcatgccggctcaaaatccctcgtggccaaggcttttcgtcatggtttttattggctgacgactcatgctgatgcggaggacttggtcagtaaatgtgacggttgtcagaggttctcacgacgggctcatgtgccggctcaagagttgaggatgattccaatcacttggccatttgcggtctgggggcttgatatggttgggccttttaaaaggtccaaggataagaagacccacctcttggtggcggtcgacaagttcacaaagtgggttgaggcagagccagtcagtaagtgtgacgcagccacaacggttcagttcatgaaaagggtgatatttcgctttggctttccacacagcattataactgacaatggcaccaatctatctaagggcgccatggaggaatttcgtcaacgagagcatattcggctcgatgtttcatcagtggctcaccctcaatccaatggtcaggctgagagagccaatcgggagatcttgaagggcattaagccccggcttttggtccctttgcaacggacgccgggttgttgggtggaggagttaccttccgtgttatggagcatcaatactactcctaacaggtctacgggttacacacctttcttcatggtttacggagctgaggcggtcctccctagcgacatccgtcatgactcacctcatgtggcggcttatgtcgaggcggataatgagcgggcacGTCAAGaagctcttgacttgttggatgaacaacgtgacgtagcagcagctcactcggcgatttaccaacaagatctgtgccgctatcacagccgccgggttaagtcccgggtctttcaggaaggtgatttggtgctccggctcatccaggatcaaacagatgcacacaagttatccccaccttgggaagggccctttgtggttagcaagaacttgcacaacgggtcatactaccttatcgatgttcgggagcacaaagattcacgtaagtcgaaggaggagacccgccggccgtggaacatagctcagcttcggccttattacacttgagccaccggctctcataatgtacatacttcGATAGCCGTGTATATATTGTGataataataaagcaggacctctatcCTTTTTTCCTCCCAAGGTAAATGTATCATGGTTATTTTCATTgtaacattacatggtcacttggaggttgatccggcttatgatcgtattcgaatctcgCCGTTAAAaacatgatcacttgggggcttcctgttcaaacataggtcgtattcgaaccaaagagaacacagcTGTTGATACCCACTTGATCGGCaaactgccgagct
This genomic window contains:
- the LOC109749146 gene encoding seipin-2 translates to MDADEPAATPSEPPTSEADFFDVPDALPTPPPPPSPHTPSSSTLRRRPRRAKILTQPDDPVSPSASAASTVTAVDEHDKDKARPDSDSSVTVTVTAADEPDKDKATAKAKPDSGSDSDSSEATSAPRSPPPLQEEVDQKDAEPAAPEANVDEKDSEPAAPEAEVDEKDAESAAPEAEVDEKDAESAVPEEEVDEKDAESEAAAPDYRPTAAPPAFLESFAVFVIKAVLFQVSALVACLTFPFRLLQWWFLFVTDPLGSAQRARDWALGVVGQATGAVGAWLGAGDGVPRVVARLLWGALWAMYVCVLLCAMLAMAFTAGGVLVGKVVEEPVQVTENLNFDYTKPSPVAFVPVGRLVPPQQRMQLEVLLTLPESDYNRRLGVFQVRAELLSADGKVVTASSQPCMLKFKSVHMHFIETFFQGVSLLSGYSSESQVIKLKMTGIKEAFKPITGVRIVLEQRAEFATGAGIPEIYDASIKLEAELPLLKRVLWHWRWTMFVWSSMAVFVFELLLAVVCCRPCIFPRS